The genome window CGACGGCGATATCGGGACTGGCGGCGTAGGCATCGTGGTCCAGGCGGATGAAATCGAGGTCGCTTTTCGCCTTGGCCAGCGCTTCCCTGCACGCCGCGACGACGGCAGGCTGAAAGCGTTCAAGTTCTTCCAGGTAACGGCTGGCGCGGAATACAAACATTCCACTGTTCCAGAAATAATCGCCGCTGGCAATATATTGTTCTGCCAGCACCAGTGCTGGCTTCTCGACGAATTCGACAATACGCTGAACCTGACCAACTGCGCCACCCTCGGCGCGGATGTAGCCGTAGCCTGTCTCCGGTCCGGTCGGGGTAATGCCGAAGGTGAGCAAGTTGCCTTGCTCTGCAGCATCGCGCGCCAGGCTGATGGCGCGGTGGAACGCTGGAGTATCCAAAATGACATGATCGGAAGGAAGGACCAACAGGATGGGGTCGTCGTCGTTTTCCATGGCTTGCAGCGCCGCAGTGGCAATGGCCGGCGCCGTATTGCGGCGCATCGGTTCAAGCACCATGCGGGCATTGTTCAGGCCTATCTCACGTAACTGTTCCGCAACAATGAAACGCGACGATTCATTGCATACCAGCAAAGCCGGCGCCAAGGCCTCGATACCGGCCAGCCGTTGCAGCGTTTGCTGCAACATGCTGGTCTCGCCGGACAAACGCAAAAACTGTTTAGGGTAGCCTTCGCGCGACAGGGGCCACAAGCGTGTGCCGGAACCACCACAAAGAATCACTGGTACAAGGGGAATGTTCATCTACGCATCAATTCAAAATTAAAACAGCTTCGCCAAATGGGAACTGAGTCGTTAGTCGCTCGCAAAAAGCGATTATTGTTTTACGCAATTTTCATGCATGCGCAAGGCGTGCAAAAATCAGTATTGGTAAAGATAAAATATTTCAAAAAGGTATTATTTTAATGAATTATAGGAATCTACGTGTTTCTTCTCACCGTCTCGAATGTTGACGTTGACAGCGAGGTGCCTTGGCGACCCATGCATTGTAATTTGCTTGGCAGCTATAACTACTCAACGGGAAAGCGTTTCCAGCAAAAAAGCAACAAAAATGCAGGCGGCACTCATGCTGAGGATGAGCACAGCCGCTGCTGCACAGTCCTTGGCGATCTTGATGTTGGGGTGCAGGCCAGGATGCAGGTGATCAATCAAATGTTCAAACGCCGTATTGAACAGTTCAGCTGCCAGCACCAGGCCACAGTTGAGTAGCAGCAGTGCCCACCAGATCATTGCCGGCTTGCTCCAGGCGAGCACGATCACGACAATGAGGGCGGCAAGGCATTGCAGCCGGAAGCTCGATTCCATGCGGAAGGCGGCGCTCAAGCCTTGCAGGGCAAATCCCATGCGCATATGGAAAGGCTGGTTTTTCATTAGCTTTATAGGATTGGCCGGGGAATCTCATGTCCCTGACGGTTCGGTGCTTTTTCTGAAAACAGATGCGTATCGCTCGCACATGGAGAGAAGCAGGCATCAGGTATAGGAAAGACTGGCGTAAACAGCGCGCGCGTCATTGACGAAAAATAAAAAGCCCGTTTTCAAGAAAATGAAAAAGGGCTTTTATCGAGGAAGTGGCGCTGCGTATGACAAGGCCAGCTTCTCGTGAGACCAGGCCAGCGTTGTGCGGCTTGACATCAGCCCGCTGGCTTGGCCTTGTCTGTCTCAGCCAAAGGCATCGACAGATTACTTGGCGTGGCTTGGGGTGGTGTGTGCGGTGGTCGAGTCCGAGCTTGCTGCACCGGCCACAACGGCAACTGCTGCGCCGATGGCGATCAAGGTGCTGACGCTCAGGCCGGCAACAGTGGCGCCGGCAGCAGCGCCAGCAGCAGCAGTACCAGCAGCTGGTGCTGCTGCTGCTGGAACAGGTGCTCCACCAACTGGTGCCGTCGTTTGAGCCATGGCTTGTGCGGAAGCGAAGCACAGGATTGCCGAAGCGATCAGAATTTTCTTCATGGGATATCCTTTTAGGTTGAACAGCGGGAATGCTAAACTGTCACACGATTGTAGCAACATTTCTCTGGACAGTCTGCCTGCACAGTCCATACCGATAATAATTTGTTCTATTTTAGCTGCATACCAGACCATTCATAGTGTCTCGTTGCCGAGATGTTGCTATGAATCAACAAGAACGGCACCGTGCAGATACAGCAGTCTATGTTTTTTTGTGAAATATTGCGAGAATTCCTGATGAATTCGAAAGCGATCCACAAGTTTGCCAAGTCCTTGCCATCCCGCGTAAAATGCAGGCTTCGCGGGTGTAGCTCAATGGTAGAGCAGAAGCTTCCCAAGCCCCTCCACCTCGTCAAGAGCCACTACTCATGCGGCTCTGAAGCGCATGAGTCTGCGATCACACCAAAACACCACCTTAATCAACAAGTTACGCGCCATCACATTTTCGACCCCACATCGAGTCGAAAAAGCTGCTGATGTGTCTTTGTTGCAACGAATCCTGACGAAGTTGCAATAAATGCCAGGTTGGCGCGTTAAGGGAGCTAACCTCACCGAGAATGACTCGGTATGATGCTAGGCTTGCTCCCCAAGCGAACCGGCGTGAAAAAATGTCTAGGCGGCTGCTTCGTGTGCGCGGGCATCTACTTCGTATGGGGCGTGTGTATAGCCGAATTGAGCGATTTGTTGAAGATATCGTGGCAGGTATGCAGCGATTGATCCGGCTTGCTCGTACTGGTGGACGTGGCGGCATTCGTGTGAAAGCAGTCGCGGAGAGTTGTGACCATTGCAAATGTAGATGCCATAGCCCAGCGTAAGGCCGATCATATTTGGGCCGAGTAGTCCAGTTTGCAACGCGGCTTGGCTAAGAATTGGATCAATTGGCAACGGTAGGTGTGTAACGAACAACAGTCGAATCTTCTCGGGGGTAGCTACTCCAACCCGCCGCGCAAGCGTCATGCCTTGCTCTGTAAGTGGCTCACCAGCGTCAAGTATTTCCGATGCGCGCTGCTCCGCCCATGCAATTGCCTTGGGAGTGATGAGAGGAAGCGCTGAAGCAAGATCGAAAGTCATACTTGGCCTTGTGCTGAAGTAATGAGGACGCCTATGTATGCAGACATGGTGAACTCCTGATTGTAGTTGCTTCGAATGTAAGGGATGATGGCGTGCTCAAGTTCGAGATGCGATCCGCAATAGAAACATCTGTCTGAGCGTCCGCCTCTGGACAGGGGCAGCCAGCTGGCACAGTATCGTCCGAAAACGCCCTAATCAGTGCAGCTACTCACCGGTTTACATTGTCTTTTTTCGAATCATCTGGGTTGTCTCGGACGTATTCACTACCGTTTATTTTGACAACATGACTATCGGGGTGCTTTCCTGCTTTCACCTCCTTCACAGCCTCTGCTCTGGTGACCTCTTTACGTGAACCGATTTGATAGGTCTCGTTCCGGCCGTTTGGGCCGTCGTTGTTCCCTTTGATTTTTGACATATTTTTCTCCATTGGTGAAGTTCATTTTGCAGAGAACGCATACAGGATGGCTGCCATGACGAATTTTAGCTGTGCTAAGCGAGCCGGTGGCCAGTGCCGCCGCAGGTAGTAACAATATCGAATTTACGGATTCGAATATCCACACATTGTCACGACAGTGCTAATCGCTGCGTTGGAGCGTTAGCCACACGAAATGGCCGCTTCTGACTTTCGATTCAACTAGCTAGATTGATGACGCACAGATTATTGTTAATATTGCATCTTTTGGTTTGTATGCATTGCATTAAATTTTATTTTTATTGTACGACTGCGTTGCCCGGTTACCGTTTTGCATGGATGGTTCCCGTATCGAAAATGACACGGAACCAACATGGACCTCTACCAGAAAAATTACATCAAGTTGTTGCAACTTCTCCCCAGCCTGCATGAGATGAATGGGCCAGCCAAACTCATCGCGTTCGGTCACACCGATGTGCATGTGGACGTGATCGAACACCACAAGCATCGTTTGGTGCTCCGTATGAGCCACTACCTCCAGCGACTGCATGGTGCAGCGATACCTGACCCTGATATGACCATCGAAGTGTTTCCGCTGGCGGAGACCGTTGGCGCGCTGACGTACATTGATTGCTTCGGCTCTCGCAAAGTGTTTTGCCCAGAATTGATGGCCTTCAGCCCAATGGCAAAAGCAGAGCTGAACAATTTCCTTGATCAGTGGCTGACGAAGATGATTGCTGAAGGGCGAAGCCAGCCGAAATCTGAACGAAGGGAAAACGCTACGTAGCGATCGTTGCTGTAGTGTGATGTTTATCGATGACCTACGGATGCGTTTTCCATGGAACCGCAGCCCCGTGTTCTGCTATTGTTCTAGCACTTCAAGCTAGGGCAGATAAATGGGAAAAAGCATAAGGATCTATCTTCCAAACGACACGGTAGCTGGCATTCGTCACGCCGAAATAGCAAACTGGACCGGGCAGGCTCTTGCATGTCCTCGCTCGCTTTTTAGCGAATTACGCGAGTGGCCCGAGGTCCAACGTCCCGGGGTTTATATTTTGTTCGGTGTGAATGACGAGACTGGGGCCGAAATCGCATATATCGGCGAAGCTGAAGTGCTCGCTGATCGCTTGCACAGCCACCTGTCAGGGAAAGAGTTTTGGTCGGAGCTGGTGAGTTTCAGCAGCAAAGACGAAAACCTTACGAAAGCTCATGTACGCTATTTGGAAGCGCGCCTGGTCGTGATGGCAGGTGAAGCAAACCGCTATCAGCTGGAGAATAATCAGACACCAGCGCTTCCAGCTTTACCAAGAGCTGATCGGGATGCGATGGAGGAGTTTTTGGCTTTTGCAAAGACGCTTCTTGGAGTCCTGGGGCATCGCCTGCTAGATCCCCTTGTCATCCGCAGAAACGTTATAGACCCACAAAACACTGCTCTGGATAAGCATACCCCTACGCCAGCAGCCAAGGTTCTTGAGCCGTCTTCCGTTTTTCATCTTAGGGTTAGCGGCCTACACGCCAAAGCTGTTTGGACGGAAGAGGGCATGGTCGTCTTGGAAGGCTCAGATGCGGCCCTGAAGCCAGCTTCGAGTCTAACCGGCGGGGCTGTCGCACTGAGACAGATGATGATTGCATCTGGAGTGCTGGAGAGCTTAAACGAGAAGTTGATCTTTAGACGCGACCATATGTTCAAGACTCCATCGCAAGCGGCGGGAATCGTCACCGGATACTCGATCAACGGACGAGACAACTGGAAGCTGGATGACGGCACGACCTTCAAGCAATATTTCGAAAGCGGCCTTGACCTTATCTAACCTGTGTCTCGTCGAGAATCGTTTGATCAACCCAGCTTCGCCTTGATCAGTTGGTAGTAGGTACTGGCACCCGCTGCGCTCAACTTCGCTTCGGCTACGAACTGTTCAACGATCTGCTTACGGGTCATATCTTTTTGCTTCGACATGCGCACGTAGATGGCGGATGCGATTTCCATCTTCGTCGGCGCCTTCGGCTTCTTCTCGGC of Janthinobacterium sp. PAMC25594 contains these proteins:
- a CDS encoding mannose-1-phosphate guanylyltransferase/mannose-6-phosphate isomerase, encoding MNIPLVPVILCGGSGTRLWPLSREGYPKQFLRLSGETSMLQQTLQRLAGIEALAPALLVCNESSRFIVAEQLREIGLNNARMVLEPMRRNTAPAIATAALQAMENDDDPILLVLPSDHVILDTPAFHRAISLARDAAEQGNLLTFGITPTGPETGYGYIRAEGGAVGQVQRIVEFVEKPALVLAEQYIASGDYFWNSGMFVFRASRYLEELERFQPAVVAACREALAKAKSDLDFIRLDHDAYAASPDIAVDYAVMERTSHAATIALDAGWNDIGSWKAVLDVAKKDANNNSAQGDVLMQDCNDCLVHGNSRLVTAIGMRNTVIVETADAVLVMDADQAQHTKTLVAQLIAKDRAEATMHREVFRPWGSYDSIGNGERFQVKRITVKPGAKLSLQMHHHRAEHWIVVSGTAQITNGDKEYLLTENQSTYIPLGVVHSLANPGKLPLELIEIQSGSYLGEDDIVRFEDRYGRV
- a CDS encoding diacylglycerol kinase — its product is MKNQPFHMRMGFALQGLSAAFRMESSFRLQCLAALIVVIVLAWSKPAMIWWALLLLNCGLVLAAELFNTAFEHLIDHLHPGLHPNIKIAKDCAAAAVLILSMSAACIFVAFLLETLSR
- a CDS encoding DUF3892 domain-containing protein, whose protein sequence is MSKIKGNNDGPNGRNETYQIGSRKEVTRAEAVKEVKAGKHPDSHVVKINGSEYVRDNPDDSKKDNVNR
- a CDS encoding DUF1249 domain-containing protein, which encodes MDLYQKNYIKLLQLLPSLHEMNGPAKLIAFGHTDVHVDVIEHHKHRLVLRMSHYLQRLHGAAIPDPDMTIEVFPLAETVGALTYIDCFGSRKVFCPELMAFSPMAKAELNNFLDQWLTKMIAEGRSQPKSERRENAT
- a CDS encoding GIY-YIG nuclease family protein, whose product is MGKSIRIYLPNDTVAGIRHAEIANWTGQALACPRSLFSELREWPEVQRPGVYILFGVNDETGAEIAYIGEAEVLADRLHSHLSGKEFWSELVSFSSKDENLTKAHVRYLEARLVVMAGEANRYQLENNQTPALPALPRADRDAMEEFLAFAKTLLGVLGHRLLDPLVIRRNVIDPQNTALDKHTPTPAAKVLEPSSVFHLRVSGLHAKAVWTEEGMVVLEGSDAALKPASSLTGGAVALRQMMIASGVLESLNEKLIFRRDHMFKTPSQAAGIVTGYSINGRDNWKLDDGTTFKQYFESGLDLI